One Salmo trutta chromosome 24, fSalTru1.1, whole genome shotgun sequence genomic region harbors:
- the LOC115160953 gene encoding translin, with amino-acid sequence MSVTEMFSYIQAFLSADQEIREDIRKVVQVLEQTAREILTLLQSVHQPSGFKEIPSKCAKAKELFCTVRMHFGELKNKFPVEQYYRFHEHWRFVLQRLAFLAAFVVYLESASLVTRDEVAQILGIEVVREKGFHLDVEDYLAGVLIMASELSRLAVNSVTAGDYGRPLRISNFINELDSGFRLLSLKNDPLRKRYDGLKYDVKKIEEVVYDLSIRGLTKEQEAGGDK; translated from the exons ATGTCTGTCACGGAAATGTTCAGCTACATTCAGGCTTTTCTGAGTGCGGATCAAGAAATAAGAGAG GACATAAGAAAAGTGGTACAGGTTCTGGAACAGACGGCGAGGGAGATCCTGACCCTGCTCCAAAGTGTCCATCAACCATCTGGCTTCAAAGAGA TCCCCAGTAAGTGCGCAAAGGCCAAGGaactgttttgtacagtcagGATGCACTTTGGAGAACTCAAAAACAAGTTCCCAGTGGAGCAGTACTACAG GTTCCATGAGCACTGGAGGTTTGTTCTGCAGCGCCTGGCCTTCCTGGCAGCGTTCGTGGTCTACCTGGAGAGTGCGTCTCTGGTGACACGCGATGAAGTGGCACAAATACTAGGAA TCGAGGTGGTGCGAGAGAAGGGATTCCACCTCGATGTTGAGGATTACCTGGCAGGTGTGCTGATCATGGCCAGTGAACTG TCTCGCCTGGCGGTGAACAGCGTCACAGCAGGGGACTATGGCCGCCCCCTCCGAATCTCCAACTTCATCAACGAGCTGGACTCTGGCTTCCGACTACTCAGCCTCAAGAACGACCCCCTGAGGAAGCGCTACGACGGCCTCAAGTACGACGTGAAGAAGATAGAGGAGGTGGTCTACGACCTGTCTATCCGTGGCCTGACCAAGGAGCAGGAGGCTGGGGGAGACAAGTAG